One Actinomycetospora corticicola genomic window, CTGACGGCGGCGGGAGCGCAGGAGCGCTGTCGCCGCGTGCCGGTGCCCGTCGACCTGCGTGACGACTGGGTGGGCGCGCTGCGGAGCGCGGGCTTCGACCCCGGTCGCCCGTCGGCCTTCCTCGCGGAGGGGCTGCTGCCGTTCCTGCCCGCGGACGCCGAGGCCGACCTCCTGCGGGTGGTCGGCACCGTGACCGCACCGGGGAGCACCTTCGTCGTCGAGAACTTCGCGAGCGCGTTCGCGCAGCTCCAGCAGGACCCGGCCCTGCCCCGGTTCGGGCGGCCCTTCGGGGTCGAGATGACCGGACTGGTCGACCTGGGCGAACAGCGCCCGCACCCGGCGGACGAGCTCCGGCGCGACGGGTGGGACGCCCGGGTGACCCGGACGCTGGACGTCGCCGCGCAGTGGGGTCGCCCGCTCCCGACGATGTCGACGGGGACCACCCTGGACAACGACTTCGTCGTGGCCCGTCGCTGAGCTACCCGACCTTCGGCAGGTCCTTCTGCAGGTCGACGAGACGGTCGACCGACTCGCGGACCGCGCGCAGCTCGGTGACGACCGCGTCGAGCTGCGTCACGTTGGTGACCTTGAGTTCCGCGAGCACCCGCTCGAGCAGGGCGTTGGTGACGGTGAGCGCGTCCTTGACGGGTCCGATCCCGGCGATGTCTCCGAGCACGGTTCCTCCTGGGTCCGACGTTGTTGTCGGTACCGACGGTACCTGATACTCCGGGTTCCGTCAGCCCTCGCCCCGCTCGGCCGCCCGCTTCCGGCGCTTGCCCTCGTGCATCGCCGCGACCCGGGCGACCGGGATGGTGTGGCCCTCGTCGACGAGGTCCTGCGGGATCGCGCGGGCCTCGCCGAGCCGTTCGGTCCAGGTGAGCCCCTCGAGGAACCGCTCGGGTGTGCTCACCGTGATCTCGCGCGGGACGACGTCGTCGAGGTCGTCCCAGTCGACCGGACAGCTCACCGGCAGGCCCGGTCGCACGCGCGGGCTGTAGGCGGCGACGACCGTGGCTCCCCCGGCGCGCGTGGCGTCGAGGAACACCTTGCCGCCACGGTCGGCCCGGATGAACGCGGACGTCGTGGTGTCGGGCTCGAGCCGTTCGGCGCGGGCGGCGACGGCCCGGGTCGCCGCGTGGACGTCCTCCATCGCGGCGGGCCGGATCGGGGTCACCACGTGCAGTCCCTTCGCCCCCGACGTCTTGACGGCGGGCTCGAACCCGGCCTCCTGCAGCACGCGGCGGACGGCGCGGGCGGCCGTGACGACGGGCGCGAGGTCGGCGCCCTCCGGCGGGTCGAGGTCGATGACGAGGTGCGTCGGCGTGCCCGGCTCGTCCGCCGTGGTGAGCGGGACGTGGTACTCGATCGCCCGCTGGTTGCCGAACCACAGAAGGGTCGCCCGGTCCTCCGCGAGCGCGTAGTGCACGTCGCGCTGCGAGCTCTCCGACCAGAACGTGACGGACCGGATCCAGTCCGGCGCGCCCTTGGGCAGGTTCTTCTGCATGAACCGCTGGTCGCCCCGGGCGCGCACGACCGACAGCGGCCGGTTCGTCAGCAGCGGCAGCATCCGCTCCGCCACGGCGTCGAGGTGGTCGACGAGCTGCCGCTTCGTCGTCGGGTCGTCCGCGAGCAGCGCCTGGTCGAGATGGGTCAGCCCGACGCCGTCGCGCGTCTCGTCCGGTTCGCTCGCCACCTCGGAGACGGTGGACGGCGGGGCGGAGCGGGTCAAGCCGAGGTCAGGTCGATCCGGTAGCGGGTCAGGGCGAGGGCCGCGTGCTCGGACGGCGCCGGCTCGTCCTCGCGCACCGCGCAGTCCTCGAGCGCGGCCCGCAGGGCGGGCTCGTCGAGGTCGGTGCCGATGAGCACCAGCCGGGCGCCGCGGGTGGTCAGGCGGCCGGGAGCGGGGCGCACGCGGATCGCGGTGCCGACGGTCTGCACCTCCCAGACGTCGGGGGTCTCGATGAGAACGCCACCCCCGCGCTCCTCGTCCTCCCCCGTCGCTCCGCTCGCCCCGACGGGAAGGCGCACGATGCCCTTCATCCGCACGACGCCTGCCGGGCCCGACTCGAGGAACGCGGCGAGCCGGCCGGCGTCCAGCGGGCGCTCCGACGCGAAGGACACGCTGGAGGCGGCCACGTGCGGGTGCTCGCCGTCGGCCTCGCGGAGCAGCGCGTCGAGGGTGAGCTGCGCGGGCTGGGGGCGGCGGACCGGGTCGACGAGCAGCGCCGGGTCGAGCGCGCCGTGCGAGGTCCCGACGACCGCCCCGGGCGCCACCGCGCGGACGGCCTCGACGGCCGCCGGCCCGCACCGGTCCAGCCCGTTGACGACGGCGAGGTCGGCGAGGCGGGCGTGGTCGAGGTCGGGCGCGCAGGCGTCGAGCACGGCGACGAGGCCGCCGTAGACGGCGTGCGGGTCGGACGAGGCGAGCAGCAGACGCACGAGCTCGCGGGGCTCGGCGAGCCCGCTGGCCTCGACGACGACGAGGTCGAGGCCGGTCGCGGGGGCGACGAGGTCGGCCAGGACCGCAGACAGTCCGTCGGCGTCGGTGACGCAGCACAGGCAGCCGTTCGACAGCGCCGTCACCGACGACGCCTGCCCGGCGACGAGCATCGCGTCGATGCCGAGCGCGCCGAAGTCGTTGACCACGACGCCGATCCGCGTCCCGTCGGCGTGCCGCAGCAGGTGGTTGACCAGCGAGGACTTCCCGACCCCGAGGTGCCCCGCCACGAGGACCACCGGCACCGTCCGCACTGTCACGGACGCCGAGCATAGGGTCGGTGATCGTGCGCCCTCTGGAAGGCATCCGTGTCCTGGACCTGTCGAGGGTGCTCGCGGGCCCCTTCGCCACGCAGTGGCTGGGCGAGATGGGCGCCGACGTCGTCAAGGTCGAGCCGCCGAACGGCGACGACACGCGCGGGTGGGGCCCGCCGTTCCTCGGCGACGACGGGCACCGGCAGTCGCTCTACTACCTGTCGACGAACCGCAACAAGCGCGGGATCGTGCTCGACCTGTCGACCGAGCAGGGCCAGGAGGTCGCGCGCCGCCTCGCCGACCGCGCCGACGTCCTCGTCGAGAACTTCCGGCCCGGAACGCTGGAGCGCTGGGGCCTCGACTACGCGACCCTGAGCGCCCGGAACGAGCGCCTGATCCACGTCGCGATCTCCGGCTTCGGGCAGACGGGGCCGCACCGCGACAAGCCCGGCTACGACATCCTCGCCCAGGCCATGGGCGGGATCATGAGCCTCACCGGCCAGCCCGACGGCCCGCCGACCAAGATCGGGCTGCCGGTCGCGGACCTCAACGCGGGCACGTGGGCGATCGTCGGCGTGCTCATGGCCCTGCACGCCCGGCACACCACGGGCCGAGGCCAGTACCTCGACGTGTCCCTGCTCGACGCGCAGACGGTGTGGCACACCTACGCCGCGCAGGCCGTCTTCCACGACGAGAAGCGGGCGCGCCGGCTCGGCGTGGCGCACCCGACGGTCGTGCCCTACCAGCCGATGGACTGCGCCGACGGCACGCTCGTGGTCGCCGTCGGCAGCGAGCGGCTGTGGGCCCGGTTCTGCGGGGTGCTCGGGCTCGACGAGCTCGTGGCCGACCCGCGCTTCGCCGACAACGCCGCCCGTTCGACCAACCGCGACGAGCTGATGGCGCGCGTCGAGGAGGTGATGACCACCGAGCCGGTCGCGCACTGGGCGGAGCGGTTCGAGGCGGCCGGGGTGCCCTGCGGCCCGATCAACACCCTCGACGACCTGTACGCCGACCCGTGGTCGCACGAGCGCGGCCACCACGTGACGTTGGAGCAGCCCGGCGTCGGGACGTACGTGGGCACCGGGTTCCCGGTGCAGGTCGCGGGCGAGGCGGCCACCCCGCCCGCCCCGTCCGGCCCGCCCCCGACGATGGGGCAGCACACCTCCGAGGTGCTGCGCGAGCTCGGCTACACCGACGAGGAGATCGCCCGCTTCTGAAGGAGGCGGGCGGCAAGCACCGCGCCGATCCCCGACAGGACGACGATCGCGACGAGGTAGACCGACGCCCCGACCATCCCCAGCGGGCTGGCGAGCAGCAGCGTCGTCAGGATCGGGGCGAGGGCGCCACCGGTGATCGAGCCGAGCTGGTAGCCGACCGACGCTCCGCTGTAGCGGACCTCCGCCGGGTAGGCCTGCGCCGCCAATGCCCCGGACGGCCCCCACATCGGTGCCGACCCCCACCGGGCCCCGGCGATCGCGACGGCCGCGAGGACCAGCGAGGCCGAGGCGAGGAGCGGGAGGAACACTGCCATGACGACGGCCGTCGCCACGGCGCCCCCGAGGATCGTGCGCGAGAGCCCCCAGCGGTCGGCCGCGGCGGAGAACCACAGGATGATCGGCACCTCGATCACCGCGACGACGAGCACCACCGCGATGAGCCCGGTCCGGGGCATCCCGTAGGCGCTCGCGCCGTACTGGATGGAGAACGTCGCGGCCATGTACCCGACGCCGGTGATGCCGGTGAACAGCGCGATCCCGCACAGCACCTGCGGCAGGTGGTGGCGCAGCACCCCGGCGATCGGCAGCACCATCGACTGACCCGCCGAGCGCACCTCCGTGAACTCCTCGCTCTCGGTGACCTGCAGGCGCACCCACAGCCCGACGATCACGAGCAGCGCCGAGGCGAGGAACGGCACCCGCCAGCCCCAGGAGGAGAACGCCTCGGGCGACAGACCCGCCGTCAGGACGAGGAAGACCGCGTTCGAGGCGATGAGCCCGATCGGGACGCCGAGCTGCGGGAAGCTGCCGTAGAACCCCCGCTTCCCGCCGGGGGCGTGCTCGGTCGAGAGCAGCACCGCGCCGCCCCACTCACCGCCGACCGCGAAGCC contains:
- a CDS encoding CoA transferase — translated: MRPLEGIRVLDLSRVLAGPFATQWLGEMGADVVKVEPPNGDDTRGWGPPFLGDDGHRQSLYYLSTNRNKRGIVLDLSTEQGQEVARRLADRADVLVENFRPGTLERWGLDYATLSARNERLIHVAISGFGQTGPHRDKPGYDILAQAMGGIMSLTGQPDGPPTKIGLPVADLNAGTWAIVGVLMALHARHTTGRGQYLDVSLLDAQTVWHTYAAQAVFHDEKRARRLGVAHPTVVPYQPMDCADGTLVVAVGSERLWARFCGVLGLDELVADPRFADNAARSTNRDELMARVEEVMTTEPVAHWAERFEAAGVPCGPINTLDDLYADPWSHERGHHVTLEQPGVGTYVGTGFPVQVAGEAATPPAPSGPPPTMGQHTSEVLRELGYTDEEIARF
- a CDS encoding ATP-dependent DNA ligase codes for the protein MASEPDETRDGVGLTHLDQALLADDPTTKRQLVDHLDAVAERMLPLLTNRPLSVVRARGDQRFMQKNLPKGAPDWIRSVTFWSESSQRDVHYALAEDRATLLWFGNQRAIEYHVPLTTADEPGTPTHLVIDLDPPEGADLAPVVTAARAVRRVLQEAGFEPAVKTSGAKGLHVVTPIRPAAMEDVHAATRAVAARAERLEPDTTTSAFIRADRGGKVFLDATRAGGATVVAAYSPRVRPGLPVSCPVDWDDLDDVVPREITVSTPERFLEGLTWTERLGEARAIPQDLVDEGHTIPVARVAAMHEGKRRKRAAERGEG
- a CDS encoding SAM-dependent methyltransferase, with amino-acid sequence MRTANDRWDIVSSVGWTALMVAAGRAVESHRPDPLVDDPYAELFVQRADTAQPVPTRPDQPWPDPERVDGETTPVDEFWSLMTTYQGLRSRFFDRALLDAGVDQVVLLAAGLDARAYRLDWPAGTTVFEVDQEQVLAFKDEVLTAAGAQERCRRVPVPVDLRDDWVGALRSAGFDPGRPSAFLAEGLLPFLPADAEADLLRVVGTVTAPGSTFVVENFASAFAQLQQDPALPRFGRPFGVEMTGLVDLGEQRPHPADELRRDGWDARVTRTLDVAAQWGRPLPTMSTGTTLDNDFVVARR
- a CDS encoding MFS transporter, whose translation is MSEQTRTHPSSGSSPRKVALASLVGTSIEWYDFYIYGLAAVTVFAPQFFPGSSPLAGSLAAFGTFAVGFIARPIGGVLFGHLGDRVGRRNTLVITLVTMGLATFLIGLLPSYATIGVAAPVLLVVLRLVQGFAVGGEWGGAVLLSTEHAPGGKRGFYGSFPQLGVPIGLIASNAVFLVLTAGLSPEAFSSWGWRVPFLASALLVIVGLWVRLQVTESEEFTEVRSAGQSMVLPIAGVLRHHLPQVLCGIALFTGITGVGYMAATFSIQYGASAYGMPRTGLIAVVLVVAVIEVPIILWFSAAADRWGLSRTILGGAVATAVVMAVFLPLLASASLVLAAVAIAGARWGSAPMWGPSGALAAQAYPAEVRYSGASVGYQLGSITGGALAPILTTLLLASPLGMVGASVYLVAIVVLSGIGAVLAARLLQKRAISSSV
- a CDS encoding GTP-binding protein yields the protein MTVRTVPVVLVAGHLGVGKSSLVNHLLRHADGTRIGVVVNDFGALGIDAMLVAGQASSVTALSNGCLCCVTDADGLSAVLADLVAPATGLDLVVVEASGLAEPRELVRLLLASSDPHAVYGGLVAVLDACAPDLDHARLADLAVVNGLDRCGPAAVEAVRAVAPGAVVGTSHGALDPALLVDPVRRPQPAQLTLDALLREADGEHPHVAASSVSFASERPLDAGRLAAFLESGPAGVVRMKGIVRLPVGASGATGEDEERGGGVLIETPDVWEVQTVGTAIRVRPAPGRLTTRGARLVLIGTDLDEPALRAALEDCAVREDEPAPSEHAALALTRYRIDLTSA